In the Balaenoptera ricei isolate mBalRic1 chromosome 1, mBalRic1.hap2, whole genome shotgun sequence genome, CTCCCGGGACGTGATAGTCGATCGCTTGTTGTAATGCGCCAGGCGCGACGCTTCGCCCGCGATGCGCTCGAAGATGTCGTTCACGAAGGAGTTCATGATGCCCATGGCCTTCGACGAAATACCAGTGTCTGGATGAACCTGCTTCAGCACTTTATATACATAAACAGAATAGCTCTCCTTCCGGCTGCGCTTGCGTTTCTTACCATCTTTCTTCTGCACTTTCGTGACAGCCTTTTTAGAACCTTTCTTAGGAGCAGGAGCAGATTTTGCTGGATCCGGCATTTTCGCACAGGAGAATCCCCACACGCCAGTAGAAGTG is a window encoding:
- the LOC132370007 gene encoding histone H2B type 2-F-like isoform X2, producing MPDPAKSAPAPKKGSKKAVTKVQKKDGKKRKRSRKESYSVYVYKVLKQVHPDTGISSKAMGIMNSFVNDIFERIAGEASRLAHYNKRSTITSREIQTAVRLLLPGELAKHAVSEVFSR
- the LOC132370007 gene encoding histone H2B type 2-F-like isoform X1, whose translation is MPDPAKSAPAPKKGSKKAVTKVQKKDGKKRKRSRKESYSVYVYKVLKQVHPDTGISSKAMGIMNSFVNDIFERIAGEASRLAHYNKRSTITSREIQTAVRLLLPGELAKHAVSEGTKAVTKYTSSNIFKMKLLFLSLFRNESFPKNIRLSYSNYSPRSGKQVRWQSQDLNISFL